One Campylobacter concisus DNA segment encodes these proteins:
- a CDS encoding cation diffusion facilitator family transporter: MSSPFDYEFNRINKQECTQSENKAVIAAGACAFLLALVKFAAGLFSGSVAVLGSAIDSMLDFIVSLLNLFALRKSRKQADERFNFGYTKLEALAALFECVIIVLAAGFIFYESIKKFREPNLEIDLGLSLGVMVFSVVVTLCLVLFLNQISKKSGNLIIKADALHYKIDLFSNLAVIISLLIIKFSGFVMIDAIFGIVISGYIAQSAISLGKDAFGVLLDHAASPEVTAEIIKMIKAKQRISDFHYLNTRQSANTIFLTLHLVFDKDISLYDAHEVAESLEAEIREKFKDFSWQITTHLDPYNDKEGK, translated from the coding sequence ATAAGGCTGTCATCGCAGCGGGAGCTTGTGCCTTTTTGCTCGCACTTGTGAAATTTGCGGCGGGACTTTTTAGCGGTTCGGTCGCCGTGCTTGGCTCGGCGATAGATTCAATGCTTGATTTTATTGTGTCGCTTTTAAATTTATTTGCGCTTAGAAAGTCAAGAAAGCAAGCTGATGAGAGATTTAACTTTGGCTACACAAAGCTAGAGGCCTTGGCAGCGCTATTTGAGTGCGTCATCATCGTGTTAGCGGCAGGCTTTATCTTTTATGAGAGCATTAAGAAATTTAGAGAGCCAAATTTAGAGATAGACCTTGGCTTAAGCCTTGGTGTGATGGTGTTTTCAGTCGTGGTGACGCTATGTTTGGTGCTATTTTTAAACCAAATTTCTAAAAAAAGTGGCAACCTTATCATAAAAGCAGACGCGCTGCACTATAAGATCGACCTTTTTAGCAACCTTGCAGTCATCATCTCGCTGCTTATCATTAAATTTAGCGGATTTGTGATGATAGATGCGATCTTTGGTATCGTGATAAGCGGCTACATCGCTCAAAGCGCCATAAGTCTTGGCAAAGACGCCTTTGGTGTCTTGCTAGATCACGCAGCAAGCCCTGAGGTCACAGCTGAGATCATCAAGATGATAAAGGCAAAGCAGAGGATTTCAGACTTTCACTATCTAAACACAAGGCAGAGCGCAAATACCATATTTTTAACGCTGCATTTAGTTTTTGACAAAGATATCTCGCTTTACGACGCGCACGAGGTGGCCGAATCGCTTGAAGCTGAGATAAGAGAGAAATTTAAGGATTTTTCGTGGCAGATAACCACGCATTTAGACCCATACAACGACAAAGAAGGGAAATGA
- a CDS encoding carbon-nitrogen hydrolase → MKVALLQQEFKGTKEATIAKTLELIAEAKKGGADLVVCQELHQTQYFCQSEDTNFFDHANDWQEDIAFWGRVAKENGVVLVTSLFEKRADGLYHNTAFVFERDGSVAGKYRKMHIPDDPGFYEKFYFTPGDIGFEPIETSLGKLGVLVCWDQWYPEAARLMALKGAKILIYPTAIGWFEGDSEDEKSRQLEAWVAVQRGHSVANGLPVVAVNRVGFEKDDSGVMDGIKFWGNSFVYGPQGEQLFRANSTDELCKIVEIDMKRSEEVRRIWPFLRDRRIDAYANITKRFID, encoded by the coding sequence ATGAAAGTAGCACTACTTCAACAAGAATTTAAAGGCACAAAAGAGGCGACCATCGCAAAGACGCTTGAGCTAATAGCTGAGGCAAAAAAAGGTGGCGCTGATCTCGTGGTCTGCCAAGAGCTACACCAGACGCAGTACTTTTGCCAAAGCGAGGATACAAATTTCTTTGATCACGCAAACGACTGGCAAGAAGATATCGCTTTTTGGGGCAGGGTGGCTAAGGAAAATGGCGTAGTTTTAGTCACTTCGCTCTTTGAAAAGAGGGCTGACGGACTTTATCACAACACCGCTTTTGTCTTCGAGCGTGACGGCAGCGTAGCTGGCAAATACCGAAAAATGCACATCCCTGATGACCCTGGATTTTACGAGAAATTTTACTTCACGCCTGGCGATATCGGCTTTGAGCCTATTGAGACGAGTCTTGGCAAGCTTGGCGTTTTGGTCTGCTGGGATCAGTGGTATCCAGAAGCTGCAAGGCTAATGGCACTAAAAGGGGCGAAAATTCTCATCTATCCAACGGCTATTGGCTGGTTTGAGGGCGATAGCGAGGATGAAAAGTCAAGGCAGCTTGAAGCGTGGGTGGCAGTGCAAAGAGGTCACAGCGTGGCAAATGGACTGCCAGTGGTCGCAGTAAATCGTGTGGGCTTTGAAAAAGATGATAGTGGCGTGATGGATGGGATAAAATTTTGGGGAAATAGCTTTGTTTACGGGCCACAAGGCGAGCAGCTTTTCCGCGCAAATAGCACAGACGAGCTATGCAAGATCGTTGAGATAGACATGAAAAGAAGTGAAGAAGTTCGCAGAATTTGGCCATTTTTACGTGACCGCAGGATCGATGCCTACGCAAATATCACAAAGAGATTTATAGACTAA
- a CDS encoding TAXI family TRAP transporter solute-binding subunit — protein MKTTSLALAGLLLATTLSAKEFISIGTGGMTGTYYPIGGAICRLANKNTDVKCSVQSTGGSVYNVNNVLKKELTFGFVQSDVVYDKYNGTGKFDGAKDENLRSVVAIYPELLAFVVAKDSGLTSDIQSFAGKKYNVGNPGSGNEVSTLEVFKAKGFDVSKLGYRGVLTVGECPHALKDKKIDGYSFVVGHPTANITDAATSLPIDILNIEGSEIDKLLKEKPYFAKGVIPKGSYDGVDHDVNTIGVKAVLVTSKDTKDEAVKAVIKAILDNFDEYKTLHPALKSVNKEDLVQGLSAPLHPAAEAAFKEAGILK, from the coding sequence ATGAAAACTACTTCTTTGGCACTTGCTGGATTGCTTTTAGCAACAACACTTTCAGCAAAAGAATTTATCAGTATCGGCACTGGTGGTATGACAGGTACATACTATCCAATAGGTGGAGCGATCTGCCGTTTGGCAAACAAAAATACAGACGTAAAATGTTCTGTTCAATCAACTGGCGGCTCTGTTTATAACGTAAATAACGTCCTTAAAAAAGAGCTTACTTTTGGCTTTGTTCAAAGTGACGTCGTCTATGACAAATATAACGGCACTGGCAAATTTGACGGAGCAAAAGATGAAAATTTACGCTCAGTAGTGGCTATCTATCCAGAGCTTCTTGCATTTGTCGTGGCAAAAGATAGCGGTCTAACAAGTGATATCCAGTCTTTTGCAGGTAAAAAATACAACGTAGGCAACCCAGGCAGCGGCAACGAAGTGAGCACGCTTGAAGTCTTTAAAGCAAAGGGCTTTGATGTTTCAAAACTAGGATACCGCGGCGTTTTAACAGTTGGTGAATGCCCACACGCACTAAAAGATAAAAAGATAGATGGTTATAGCTTTGTCGTTGGTCACCCAACCGCAAACATCACTGACGCTGCGACATCTTTGCCTATTGATATCCTAAACATCGAAGGCAGCGAGATCGATAAACTTCTTAAAGAAAAACCATACTTTGCAAAAGGTGTGATCCCAAAAGGCTCATATGATGGCGTCGATCACGATGTAAATACTATCGGCGTAAAGGCTGTTTTAGTAACTAGCAAAGATACAAAAGATGAGGCTGTAAAAGCTGTGATAAAAGCTATTTTAGACAACTTTGATGAGTATAAAACTCTTCACCCAGCGCTAAAATCAGTAAATAAAGAAGATCTCGTCCAAGGTCTTTCAGCTCCGCTTCACCCAGCTGCAGAGGCTGCGTTTAAAGAGGCAGGTATCTTAAAATAA
- a CDS encoding TRAP transporter permease: MNEVNDNEEQFVEVKTREINSNFYNYFIAFACFSWSVFQLYIAYFPLNTNISRSIHLAFAVGLVFLLYPVTFHKKAHSSLPFYDLVFCVVGVVAVLYPAVYFYELADRTGDYITQDIVISFLAIIVLLEAGRRVMGPALPIICILFLIYDHFGPYMPDIIAHQGASLEKIAGHMFLTTEGVFGVPIGVSVSFIYLFVLFGSLLERAGAGQYFINLAFSLLGKYRGGPAKASVIASGLTGMVSGSSTANVVTVGTFTIPLMKKAGLSRTKAGAIEVAAGVNGQLMPPIMGAAAFIIAEFLGMTYTNVMMAAVIPAFACYLSLFFIVHLESVKLGLKGIDQSEFHSRFKIFVSGLHYITPILILLYTLLIAKESAISAAFNAIGFLFLIMIFQEPTKKLASGEKVGINDVLLGFEDIFWAMVAAAKSMTTIAIATALAGIIVGSISLTGLGQVLSDLVELLAGDNIMMILVLTALMSLILGMGLPTTANYIVVSSLVAPVILFLAHKNGFLIPAIAVHLFVFYFGILADDTPPVGIAAYAAAGIAKANPITVGVQGFFYDLRTAILPFAFFFNNKLMLIDSINTSDPLDSKGIVWMSNPLEILLVFGMAIVGMFAFSSLLQGYYVTKLRIWERALLIPVVPLALVPNICVKFGLMPNEYTAYIVAAALYGFVFMTQWGIKDKPLDQIRAI, translated from the coding sequence ATGAACGAAGTTAATGACAACGAAGAACAATTTGTCGAAGTAAAGACAAGAGAGATAAATAGCAATTTTTACAACTATTTCATCGCATTTGCGTGTTTCTCTTGGTCGGTTTTTCAGCTTTATATAGCGTATTTCCCACTAAATACTAACATTTCACGCTCTATTCACCTAGCTTTTGCGGTTGGGCTTGTATTTTTGCTCTATCCAGTCACTTTTCATAAAAAGGCTCACTCAAGTTTGCCATTTTACGACCTAGTTTTTTGCGTGGTAGGCGTTGTTGCCGTGCTTTATCCAGCTGTTTATTTTTATGAGCTAGCTGATAGGACAGGGGATTATATCACTCAAGATATCGTCATATCGTTTTTGGCGATCATTGTCTTACTTGAGGCTGGCAGGCGTGTCATGGGACCAGCGCTTCCTATCATTTGTATATTATTTTTGATATATGATCACTTTGGACCTTATATGCCAGACATCATCGCTCACCAGGGCGCTAGCTTAGAAAAGATCGCGGGACATATGTTTTTAACGACAGAGGGCGTCTTTGGCGTGCCTATCGGTGTTAGCGTTAGTTTTATCTATCTTTTCGTTCTTTTTGGCTCATTGTTAGAGCGAGCAGGCGCTGGACAATACTTCATAAATTTAGCCTTCTCGCTTCTTGGTAAATATAGAGGCGGCCCGGCCAAAGCCTCAGTCATCGCAAGCGGCCTAACAGGCATGGTTTCAGGCAGTTCAACAGCAAACGTCGTAACCGTTGGTACATTTACCATACCGCTTATGAAAAAAGCTGGTCTTTCACGCACAAAAGCTGGTGCTATCGAGGTTGCGGCTGGTGTAAATGGACAGCTCATGCCACCTATCATGGGTGCGGCTGCTTTTATCATCGCTGAGTTTTTAGGCATGACATATACAAATGTCATGATGGCAGCGGTTATCCCAGCGTTTGCGTGCTATTTGTCGCTATTTTTTATCGTGCATTTAGAGAGCGTTAAGCTTGGACTAAAAGGCATAGATCAGAGCGAATTTCACTCAAGATTTAAAATTTTTGTTAGTGGCCTTCACTATATAACGCCTATTTTGATCTTGCTTTATACATTGCTAATCGCAAAAGAGTCGGCCATCTCAGCAGCTTTTAATGCGATCGGATTTTTATTTTTGATAATGATATTTCAAGAGCCAACTAAAAAGCTTGCTTCAGGCGAAAAAGTAGGCATAAATGACGTGCTTTTAGGCTTTGAGGATATATTTTGGGCGATGGTCGCAGCTGCAAAGAGTATGACTACAATAGCCATTGCAACCGCGCTTGCTGGCATCATCGTGGGCTCTATCTCGCTTACTGGCCTTGGTCAGGTGCTCTCTGATCTAGTCGAGCTTTTAGCAGGCGATAACATCATGATGATCCTAGTTTTAACAGCTCTTATGTCGCTTATCCTTGGTATGGGTCTTCCAACGACAGCAAACTACATCGTCGTCTCAAGCCTTGTTGCGCCAGTTATCTTATTTTTGGCGCATAAAAATGGCTTTTTGATCCCTGCCATTGCTGTGCATCTTTTTGTATTTTACTTTGGAATTTTAGCCGATGATACGCCGCCAGTTGGCATCGCAGCCTATGCAGCAGCGGGCATCGCTAAAGCAAATCCAATAACCGTTGGCGTTCAAGGGTTCTTTTACGATCTAAGAACGGCGATCTTGCCATTTGCCTTTTTCTTTAACAACAAACTTATGCTAATTGATAGCATAAACACGAGCGATCCGCTTGATTCAAAAGGTATCGTTTGGATGAGCAACCCACTTGAAATTTTACTTGTTTTTGGTATGGCGATCGTGGGGATGTTTGCCTTTTCAAGCTTGCTTCAAGGCTACTACGTCACTAAGCTTAGGATCTGGGAGAGGGCGCTACTTATCCCAGTCGTGCCTCTAGCACTTGTGCCAAATATCTGCGTGAAATTTGGCCTAATGCCAAACGAATACACAGCCTACATCGTAGCAGCGGCTCTTTATGGTTTTGTCTTTATGACCCAGTGGGGCATAAAAGATAAACCGCTTGATCAAATAAGAGCGATTTAA
- a CDS encoding tetratricopeptide repeat protein — protein MKKMIFISLLAACALAGDFEDGLKAYADSNFTEALSKFEAGCAANDARSCVIAGAIYQVGKTDVPDSNKALEFYNKACQGGEKEGCSAAGGIYLDNDPQKARELFNKACEQNDGYSCGMIGSILIEAKKFKEAYTFLEKGCKLNDKMSCEFAGDLKRSKQL, from the coding sequence ATGAAAAAAATGATTTTTATCTCGCTTCTTGCAGCTTGCGCTCTAGCAGGCGACTTTGAAGATGGCTTGAAGGCTTATGCTGACTCAAATTTCACTGAGGCTTTATCTAAATTTGAAGCAGGTTGCGCGGCAAATGACGCAAGATCATGCGTAATAGCAGGTGCGATATACCAGGTTGGCAAAACTGACGTGCCAGATAGCAACAAAGCGTTAGAGTTTTACAACAAAGCTTGCCAAGGTGGCGAAAAAGAGGGTTGCTCAGCAGCTGGTGGAATTTATCTAGATAACGATCCACAAAAGGCAAGAGAGCTTTTTAACAAAGCTTGCGAGCAAAACGACGGCTACTCTTGCGGCATGATAGGCTCGATACTAATAGAAGCTAAGAAATTTAAAGAGGCTTACACCTTCTTAGAAAAAGGCTGCAAACTAAACGATAAGATGTCTTGCGAGTTTGCAGGCGATCTAAAACGCTCAAAACAACTTTGA
- a CDS encoding M48 family metallopeptidase, translating to MARKTPSLRQKSLNLDFYGLSVLINFKTNVKAMRLRVGKDAKITLSMPFYSTQKMALGFLETHRIWLENSYKKALLNLPKDDEMKFLGQIYKIKFDESVNVPFFEDKFIITPNLKALERFKKARAKELFLELVSYYQPHINKPVSRIVIRDSKTRWGSCNHKKGYINLRLRLIEKPLSAVRYVVLHELTHLLYPHHQTSFYKFIEAIMPDYKEQEQILKS from the coding sequence GTGGCAAGAAAAACGCCTAGTTTGAGGCAAAAGAGCCTAAATTTAGACTTTTATGGCTTAAGCGTTTTAATAAATTTTAAAACAAATGTAAAGGCTATGCGATTAAGAGTTGGCAAGGATGCTAAGATCACGCTTTCTATGCCATTTTACAGCACGCAAAAGATGGCTCTTGGCTTTCTTGAAACGCACAGAATTTGGCTTGAAAACTCTTATAAAAAAGCTCTTTTAAATTTGCCAAAAGATGATGAGATGAAATTTCTTGGGCAAATTTATAAGATCAAATTTGATGAGAGCGTAAATGTGCCTTTTTTTGAAGATAAATTTATCATAACGCCAAATTTAAAGGCGCTAGAGCGCTTTAAAAAAGCAAGGGCAAAAGAGCTATTTTTAGAGCTTGTAAGCTACTATCAGCCTCATATCAATAAGCCAGTTAGTCGCATTGTCATAAGAGATAGCAAAACTCGCTGGGGCAGCTGCAACCACAAAAAAGGCTATATAAACTTAAGACTAAGACTAATCGAAAAGCCGCTCTCAGCCGTGCGATACGTCGTGCTTCACGAGCTTACTCACCTGCTCTATCCGCATCATCAAACCAGCTTTTATAAATTTATAGAAGCCATCATGCCTGATTACAAAGAGCAAGAGCAAATTTTAAAATCATAA
- a CDS encoding MATE family efflux transporter, whose protein sequence is MNLSMKKLVVPIFLDMFLHFITLIINTYMVTKVSVHLVGAMGAGNQVMDLFMTIFNFLSMGCSVVVAQALGAKQNELASSVIHASITSNTVFGIFSAIIIYVFGYNILNLLNVPNDLINDSFSYLHILGFALLFDGIGMVLAAVLRVYNLATAVMLTSVLMNIITIFGNAIALFGWFDLPNLGLQGVAISTFVGRLIGVFVLLYMLIRVAKVKIYLSKLLVVPFGILKKILSVGLPSAGENLLWMAQYMVAFGFIASMGEATLSVQTIYFQITLLILLCGASISVANEVIVGHLVGASEFNEAYTRTFKALWLGIFITLVVVLIAYALKYKIMDALNLDEGLRKIMLPLFTLSIVLEAGRTFNVVIVNALRASGDAKFPLATGLIFMWGLSLPLGYFLGIHLGWGIIGVWIGFCADEWLRGLANTWRWRSKKWQEKRLV, encoded by the coding sequence ATGAATCTTTCTATGAAAAAGCTGGTCGTCCCTATATTTTTAGATATGTTTTTACACTTTATAACGCTTATCATAAACACCTACATGGTGACAAAAGTGAGCGTGCATCTAGTTGGCGCCATGGGTGCGGGCAATCAAGTGATGGACCTTTTTATGACCATTTTTAACTTTTTAAGCATGGGCTGCTCAGTCGTCGTCGCACAAGCACTTGGAGCAAAGCAAAACGAGCTAGCTTCAAGCGTCATACACGCAAGCATCACGTCAAATACGGTCTTTGGCATCTTTTCAGCCATCATCATCTACGTCTTTGGCTACAACATCTTAAATTTACTAAACGTTCCAAACGATCTCATAAACGATAGTTTCTCATACCTTCACATACTTGGCTTTGCATTGCTCTTTGATGGCATCGGCATGGTGCTAGCTGCGGTGCTTCGCGTCTATAATCTAGCAACTGCCGTGATGCTAACTTCAGTTTTGATGAACATCATCACCATCTTTGGCAATGCCATCGCCCTTTTTGGCTGGTTTGATCTGCCAAATTTAGGCTTGCAAGGTGTTGCTATCTCGACATTTGTAGGTAGGCTTATTGGCGTTTTTGTCCTACTTTACATGCTTATACGCGTGGCAAAAGTTAAAATTTATCTTAGCAAGCTACTTGTCGTGCCGTTTGGAATTTTAAAGAAAATACTCTCAGTTGGCTTGCCAAGTGCTGGCGAAAATTTACTCTGGATGGCGCAATACATGGTCGCATTTGGCTTTATCGCGAGCATGGGCGAGGCAACTCTTAGCGTGCAAACGATCTACTTTCAGATTACGCTTCTCATCTTACTTTGTGGAGCAAGTATCAGCGTGGCAAACGAGGTCATCGTTGGGCATTTGGTTGGGGCAAGCGAGTTTAACGAGGCCTATACAAGAACCTTTAAAGCCTTGTGGCTTGGCATTTTTATAACGCTCGTCGTCGTTTTGATCGCCTACGCCTTAAAGTATAAGATCATGGACGCACTAAATTTAGATGAGGGCTTGCGCAAGATAATGCTACCGCTCTTTACGCTCTCGATCGTGTTAGAAGCTGGCAGAACCTTTAACGTCGTCATCGTAAATGCCCTTCGTGCAAGTGGCGACGCGAAATTTCCACTTGCAACTGGGCTTATCTTTATGTGGGGGCTTTCGCTGCCGCTTGGATATTTCTTAGGCATACACCTTGGCTGGGGGATCATCGGCGTTTGGATAGGATTTTGCGCTGATGAGTGGCTAAGAGGCCTTGCAAATACCTGGCGCTGGAGAAGCAAAAAGTGGCAAGAAAAACGCCTAGTTTGA
- the abc-f gene encoding ribosomal protection-like ABC-F family protein encodes MALIDLIDVSKKFGANEILNSVSLSVNENEKIAIIGKNGSGKSTLMKIISGEVAADSGRRIVQSLISVEMLAQNPNFNATFSVRDALNNELKEIFDAISEYEKSGVLLANDPENKEILKEQERLLKFIEAKDGWNIEHKIERILQEFKLKEYENRPICSLSGGEIRRVALGALILKKPDVLLLDEPTNHLDVYMVKFLEDMLKSSNQSIVFISHDRYFIDALATRCVEVEDASLKNFEGGYANYLTKKEEILASLAKSHETLLKQLKAEEEWLRRGVKARLKRNEGRKERVLAMREEAKKNPGVIRRVRLELERASKNFNQVQSQNRKKMLFEFKNLSKSIDGKVLFEKFDARILQGERIAIVGRNGSGKSTLLKILLGLEKPSSGEIKRGEVSIGYFDQARNVLDDDKSLIETFCPNGGDHVLVRGRNMHVYGYLKNFLFPKEFLDKKIGVLSGGEKNRVALAMLFTKTYDVLVLDEPTNDLDIATINILEDYLQSFEGAILLVSHDRYFVDKMANKLWAFEGTKINVLHEEYSVYLELEDEMKELDKFEKELTNSQNEAKQKSKSGAKLSYKQTQILNTYPDKISALEARVAELNEGLSDPKIYQEVGLTKLYEELEKAKAELESLENEYFEVLEIAEELE; translated from the coding sequence ATGGCATTAATCGACCTAATAGACGTAAGTAAAAAATTTGGCGCAAATGAAATTTTAAACAGTGTAAGTCTTAGCGTAAATGAAAATGAAAAGATAGCTATCATCGGTAAAAACGGCAGTGGCAAGAGCACGCTTATGAAGATCATCTCTGGCGAGGTGGCAGCAGATAGTGGCAGACGCATAGTGCAGAGCTTAATAAGCGTCGAGATGCTAGCGCAAAATCCAAATTTTAACGCCACATTTAGCGTAAGAGATGCGCTAAATAACGAGCTAAAAGAGATATTTGACGCGATAAGCGAGTATGAAAAAAGTGGCGTCTTGCTAGCAAATGATCCTGAAAACAAAGAAATTTTAAAAGAGCAAGAGAGGCTTTTAAAATTTATAGAGGCAAAAGACGGCTGGAATATCGAGCACAAGATCGAGCGAATTTTGCAAGAATTTAAGCTAAAAGAGTATGAAAACAGACCCATTTGCTCACTAAGTGGTGGCGAGATCAGGCGCGTGGCACTGGGCGCTCTCATCCTTAAAAAGCCAGATGTGCTTTTGCTTGATGAGCCTACAAACCACCTTGACGTCTATATGGTCAAATTTCTTGAAGATATGCTTAAAAGCTCAAATCAAAGCATAGTTTTTATAAGCCACGATAGGTATTTTATCGATGCACTCGCTACTAGGTGCGTTGAGGTCGAGGATGCAAGCTTAAAAAATTTCGAGGGCGGATATGCAAACTATCTAACCAAAAAAGAGGAGATTTTAGCAAGCCTTGCAAAGTCACATGAGACGCTACTAAAGCAGCTAAAGGCTGAAGAGGAGTGGCTAAGGCGCGGTGTAAAAGCTAGGCTAAAGCGAAACGAGGGCAGAAAAGAGCGAGTGCTAGCCATGCGCGAGGAGGCTAAGAAAAACCCAGGCGTGATAAGGCGTGTGAGGCTTGAGCTAGAGCGAGCGAGTAAAAATTTCAACCAAGTTCAGAGCCAAAACCGCAAAAAGATGCTCTTTGAGTTTAAAAATTTAAGCAAAAGTATAGACGGCAAGGTGCTTTTTGAAAAATTTGACGCAAGAATCTTGCAGGGCGAGAGGATCGCCATTGTGGGGCGAAACGGCAGTGGCAAGAGCACTTTGCTTAAAATTTTGCTAGGGCTTGAAAAGCCAAGTAGCGGCGAGATAAAAAGAGGCGAGGTGAGCATCGGCTACTTTGATCAAGCTAGAAATGTCCTTGATGATGACAAGAGCCTTATAGAGACATTTTGCCCAAATGGCGGCGATCACGTGCTGGTTCGTGGGCGAAATATGCACGTCTATGGCTATCTTAAAAATTTCCTCTTTCCAAAGGAATTTCTAGATAAAAAGATAGGTGTTTTAAGTGGCGGCGAGAAAAACCGCGTCGCGCTTGCGATGCTTTTTACCAAAACTTACGATGTGCTGGTGCTTGACGAGCCGACAAACGACCTTGACATCGCAACTATCAACATCTTAGAAGACTACTTGCAAAGCTTTGAGGGGGCTATCTTGCTAGTTAGCCACGATAGATATTTTGTTGATAAGATGGCAAATAAGCTTTGGGCGTTTGAGGGCACAAAGATAAATGTCTTGCATGAAGAGTATAGCGTCTATTTGGAGCTTGAAGATGAGATGAAAGAGCTTGATAAATTTGAAAAAGAGCTAACAAACAGCCAAAATGAAGCCAAACAAAAGAGTAAATCTGGCGCAAAACTAAGCTACAAACAAACGCAAATTTTAAACACATATCCAGATAAAATTTCAGCCCTTGAAGCAAGAGTGGCTGAGCTAAACGAGGGACTAAGTGATCCAAAAATTTATCAAGAAGTGGGGCTAACTAAGCTTTATGAAGAGCTAGAAAAGGCAAAAGCTGAGCTTGAAAGCCTAGAAAATGAGTATTTTGAAGTGCTTGAGATCGCTGAGGAGCTAGAGTAG
- a CDS encoding DKNYY domain-containing protein — protein MLKKHPLISVVIAIVVIFFAVYFFIFGLATILDDDIGDSKELNNSYFYVKDDKVYALVPSGGKFELIGVRASKFRYIDTGKYDNRNVGASDKAVYCGNLVMSGLDPNGVRALGNGYFGDGKVTYFCDSESETNLEISALKEFWDIVSHKMFNTPKAQTHIYKFRQVDNANLAAILGFGYASDGVKVYHEGKELEGANASKMRYIEQASGRKSMHFTTDGENVYYDSSKLGIKFSPQMRDIGEIWRIHYLYEPNSGMVYANDHEFDPKFAPYEPLFNLEDRHTYHALFRGKGGIYHWERKWQWYNSIDEGEFVRDGDDPFKGEITPLYGDVVISDGKTYFLKIYEIWHNTKNNHSLSSRHTCIVRLDTKEQWRKIGLVRNDGYGAVYANGDKTYYFDNVGYGWRFNSSVYDINDLGVVEILTRPYGPNVENLKLDEIVKMVDQGAMTPAEGEVVIDAISDFDDYSQKYAYWIFLAIAFVASVVGAIFKNKKQNSELKKRVDDYR, from the coding sequence ATGCTAAAAAAACATCCGCTAATCTCTGTAGTGATCGCCATTGTTGTGATATTTTTTGCTGTCTATTTTTTTATCTTTGGGTTAGCTACTATTTTAGATGACGACATTGGCGATAGTAAAGAGCTAAATAATAGCTATTTTTACGTCAAAGACGACAAGGTCTATGCCTTGGTGCCAAGTGGCGGTAAATTTGAGTTAATAGGCGTGAGGGCCAGTAAATTTAGATACATTGACACCGGCAAATACGACAACAGAAATGTTGGCGCTAGCGATAAGGCGGTGTATTGCGGTAACCTTGTGATGAGTGGTCTTGATCCAAATGGCGTTAGAGCGCTTGGTAATGGCTATTTTGGTGATGGCAAGGTGACATACTTTTGCGATAGCGAAAGCGAGACGAACCTTGAAATATCCGCACTTAAAGAGTTTTGGGACATCGTCTCACATAAAATGTTTAACACCCCTAAAGCGCAAACTCATATCTATAAATTTAGACAGGTTGATAACGCTAATTTAGCAGCGATCTTGGGCTTTGGCTATGCAAGCGACGGAGTAAAGGTCTATCATGAGGGCAAAGAGCTAGAGGGCGCAAATGCCAGCAAAATGCGATACATCGAGCAGGCATCTGGCAGAAAGAGCATGCATTTTACGACTGACGGAGAAAATGTCTATTATGACAGCTCAAAGCTAGGGATCAAATTTAGCCCGCAAATGCGTGATATCGGCGAGATATGGCGCATTCACTATCTTTATGAGCCAAATTCTGGCATGGTCTATGCAAACGATCACGAATTTGACCCAAAATTTGCCCCATACGAACCGCTTTTTAACCTAGAAGACAGGCACACCTATCATGCGCTCTTTCGTGGTAAAGGCGGGATCTATCACTGGGAGCGAAAGTGGCAGTGGTATAACAGCATAGATGAGGGCGAGTTTGTAAGAGACGGTGATGATCCGTTTAAAGGCGAGATAACGCCGCTATATGGCGACGTGGTGATAAGTGATGGCAAGACATATTTTTTAAAAATTTATGAAATTTGGCACAACACAAAAAATAATCACAGCCTAAGCTCACGCCACACGTGTATCGTAAGGCTTGATACAAAAGAGCAGTGGCGAAAGATAGGGCTTGTAAGAAACGATGGCTACGGAGCGGTTTATGCAAACGGCGATAAGACATATTATTTTGATAACGTCGGCTACGGCTGGCGTTTTAACAGCAGTGTTTATGATATAAATGATCTTGGCGTAGTTGAAATTCTCACTCGTCCTTATGGTCCAAATGTTGAGAATTTAAAACTTGATGAGATAGTAAAAATGGTAGATCAAGGCGCTATGACGCCAGCTGAGGGCGAGGTGGTGATCGATGCGATAAGCGACTTTGATGATTACTCGCAAAAATATGCCTACTGGATATTTCTTGCCATAGCATTTGTGGCCTCGGTGGTTGGCGCTATTTTTAAAAACAAAAAGCAAAACAGCGAGCTTAAAAAAAGGGTGGATGATTATAGATAA